From Pseudomonas sp. AN-1:
CGCGCTGCGCGACACCTGGCTCGAACGCGCGCACGGCGCGACCGACTGCACCCTGGTGCTCGGTTGCGGCGCCCAGGGCTGCCCCGACCGGCTGGCGCTCGACGGCCAGCCCGCGCAACCCCTGCCGCTGCGCCTGAGCGATGCCTACTGGTATCGCGAGGGCGAGCAGCAGACCTGGCTGCGCGGCATGCTGCCGGCGGCGGGCGAGGCCGCGCCATCCTGGCTGGATACCCTGGTGGCGCTGCGACTCCCGCCGGGCGAGCACAGGCTGCAGTTTTCCGCCCGCCATCTGGATGGCCGGCAGTTCCATGGCCTGAGCTGCCGGGCGGGAGAGGTGAGCTATCTGCAGATCGACGCCACCGCCGACCAGGGATTCTGGCACCAGGAACTGGTCGACTGGCGGTTCGAGTCCAGCCGGACGATGCCGGCTGCCTTCCGCCGGCGGCCGCTGGTGCTGATGGGCGACGGGCATTGGTTCGTCGAGGAGCGGTGATCCACCTGTAAAACCCTTACAGCCGTTTTACAGGTGTAAGGCCGGGCATTTACAGCCGGCCTGTCCGGTGGGCAGCCGTTCAAACCCACTGTTTCGCTGAGAAAATCAATAAAAACAACAGCTTATGCGTATCTCTCGGGATTGGCACGCAAGCTGCTCTGCTCCGTTCGGGGAGTCGCAACAGGCTCTCCCGACAACAGAACAATGAACGCCGGCCCTGTCTGACCCCCACCCTGCGGGCGCGCCGGCAACAGTCTGGAGCGCTGCCATGCACGACTCTTCCGCCCCGGGTGCCGGCCTCAGCCGCCGGCGCTTCATGTCCCTGTCCGCCCAGTCGCTGGCGCTGCTCGGCGCCACCGCGGTCAGCAGCCAGCTGATCCCGGTCACCCTGCTCGCCGACGAGGCGCGGCCCGTTGCGCTGCCCGAGCTGCCCGAGCTGCCCGCCGGCCTGCTGCAGATGGGCCGCGACATCTTCCCCCACGACCGCCTCGCCGACCTGCACTACGCCAAGCCGCTCGCCGCGCTGCTCGACAAGCAGGGCGCGCTGGTCCGCCAGGGTCTGCAGGCGCTGCAGGCCAGCGCCCGCGAACGTCACGGCAAGGCCTTCGAGGCGCTCGCCGAGAACGACCGCGTCGCCCTGCTGCGCGCCATCGAGACCGGGCCGTTCTTCCGCGAGGTGCGCACTGCGCTGATGTTCGGCATCTACGACAACAAGGCGCTGTTCCCGCTGTTCGGCTACGAAGGCTCCTCGGTGGAGAAGGGCGGCTACGTCAACCGCGGCTTCAACGACATCGACTGGCTCTGAGCCTCCTCATCACAACTCCAACAACGAGGGCTGACTCCATGGCAGCGAAATTCTCCCAGGACGACGGCGACGTCGTCGTCATCATCGGTTCGGGCGCCGGCGGCGGCACCCTGGCCAACGCCTTGGCCAAGCAGGGCATCCGCGTCGTCGTGCTGGAGGCCGGCAAGCGCTTCGAGATGTCCGACATCGAGAACGACGAGTGGGCGATGTTCAACAAGATCTCCTGGCTGGACAAGCGCATCGCCACCGGCAGCTGGGACGTGGCGCGCAACCACCCGAACCTGCCGGCCTGGATCGTCAAGGCGGTCGGCGGCAGCTCGATGCACTGGGCCGGCGTGGCCCTGCGTTTCCGCGACTTCGAATTCCGCATGCGCAGCGAGAACGGCGCCATCAAGGGCGCCAACCTGCTCGACTGGCCGCTCGACTACGCCGAGCTGGAGCCCTGGTACGTCAAGGCCGAGCAGCACATGGGGGTGACCGGCCCGAGCACCGGCATGCCGTACCACCAGTGGCACAACTCGTTCAAGGTACTGGCCGCCGGCGCCCAGCGCATCGGCTACAAGGAGATCCTCTCCGGGCCGATGGCGATCAACACCCAGCCCTACGACAACCGTCCCGGCTGCATGCAGGTCGGCTTCTGCATGCAGGGCTGCCGCATCGGCGCCAAGTGGTCGACCCTGTACACCGACATCCCGCGCGCCGAGGCCACTGGCAACTGCGAGGTGCGCCCGCAGTCCATGGCGCTGCGCATCGAGCACGACGCCCGCGGCCGGGTGAATGCGGTGGTCTACGCCGACGCCGAGGGCCGCCAGCAGCGGCAGAAGGCGCGGGTGGTGTGCGTGGCCGGCAACTCCATCGAGTCGCCGCGCCTGCTGCTCAACTCCGAGTCGTCGACCTTCAGGGACGGCCTGGCCAACTCCTCAGGCCAGGTCGGGCGCAACTACATGTGCCATACCACCGCCGGCATCTACGCGATCATGCCCAAGCCGGTGCACATGTACCGCGGCACCACGGTCGCCGGGATCATCTCCGACGAGTCCTACAACAACCCCGAGCGCGGCTTCGTCGGCGGCTACCGGCTGGAGATCCTCTCCCTCGGCCTGCCGTTCATGTCCGCCTTCCTCGACCCGACCCCGCAGGGCTGGGGACGCACCTACGCCTCGCGCATGGAGCGCTACGACCACATGTCCGGCGTGTGGCTGTGCGGCGAGGACCTGCCGGTGGAGAGCAACCGCATCACCCTGCACGCCAGCGAGAAGGACCAATACGGCCTGCCGGTGCCGGTGGTGCACAAGGACGACCACCCG
This genomic window contains:
- a CDS encoding gluconate 2-dehydrogenase subunit 3 family protein — its product is MHDSSAPGAGLSRRRFMSLSAQSLALLGATAVSSQLIPVTLLADEARPVALPELPELPAGLLQMGRDIFPHDRLADLHYAKPLAALLDKQGALVRQGLQALQASARERHGKAFEALAENDRVALLRAIETGPFFREVRTALMFGIYDNKALFPLFGYEGSSVEKGGYVNRGFNDIDWL
- a CDS encoding GMC family oxidoreductase encodes the protein MAAKFSQDDGDVVVIIGSGAGGGTLANALAKQGIRVVVLEAGKRFEMSDIENDEWAMFNKISWLDKRIATGSWDVARNHPNLPAWIVKAVGGSSMHWAGVALRFRDFEFRMRSENGAIKGANLLDWPLDYAELEPWYVKAEQHMGVTGPSTGMPYHQWHNSFKVLAAGAQRIGYKEILSGPMAINTQPYDNRPGCMQVGFCMQGCRIGAKWSTLYTDIPRAEATGNCEVRPQSMALRIEHDARGRVNAVVYADAEGRQQRQKARVVCVAGNSIESPRLLLNSESSTFRDGLANSSGQVGRNYMCHTTAGIYAIMPKPVHMYRGTTVAGIISDESYNNPERGFVGGYRLEILSLGLPFMSAFLDPTPQGWGRTYASRMERYDHMSGVWLCGEDLPVESNRITLHASEKDQYGLPVPVVHKDDHPFDNAMRDHGVEQTRKCYEAVGATEVIRLPSYPASHNMGTNRMSARAADGVVNKWGQSHDIPNLFVSDGSQFTTSGGQNPTLTIVALALRQADHIGKLFSQRAL